A single window of Psychromonas ingrahamii 37 DNA harbors:
- the rpsI gene encoding 30S ribosomal protein S9, with the protein MANQYYGTGRRKSSVARVFVKAGSGQITINKRNIDQYFGRETACMVVRQPLELIGVTDKFDLNITVKGGGSTGQSGAIRLGITRALMQYDETLRSELRAAGYVTRDAREVERKKVGLHKARKRPQFSKR; encoded by the coding sequence ATGGCAAATCAATACTACGGCACTGGTCGTCGCAAAAGCTCTGTAGCTCGAGTGTTTGTAAAAGCAGGTAGTGGTCAAATCACTATCAACAAGCGTAACATTGACCAATATTTTGGTCGTGAAACTGCTTGTATGGTTGTTCGTCAACCACTAGAACTTATCGGCGTTACTGATAAATTCGATCTGAACATCACTGTTAAAGGTGGTGGTAGTACGGGTCAATCTGGTGCTATCCGTCTGGGTATCACTCGTGCATTAATGCAGTATGACGAAACACTTCGTTCTGAACTACGCGCCGCAGGTTATGTTACCCGTGATGCACGTGAAGTTGAACGTAAGAAAGTGGGTCTACATAAAGCACGTAAACGTCCACAGTTCTCAAAACGTTAA
- the rplM gene encoding 50S ribosomal protein L13, with amino-acid sequence MKTFVAKPAEVKRDWFVVDAEGKTLGRLATEIALRLRGKHKAEYTPHVDTGDYIIVINAEKITVTGNKAKGKIYYHHTGFIGGIKAISFEDLIKRAPERVIEKAVKGMLPRGPLGRAMYRKLKVYAGTEHQHSAQQPQVLDI; translated from the coding sequence ATGAAAACTTTTGTTGCTAAACCAGCTGAAGTCAAACGCGACTGGTTTGTAGTCGATGCTGAAGGTAAAACTTTAGGCCGTTTGGCTACTGAAATCGCTTTACGTTTACGTGGTAAACATAAAGCAGAATACACTCCGCATGTTGATACTGGCGATTACATCATCGTTATCAATGCAGAGAAAATTACTGTAACAGGTAATAAAGCTAAAGGTAAAATCTATTATCACCATACTGGTTTCATTGGTGGAATTAAAGCGATTAGCTTTGAAGATCTTATCAAGCGCGCACCTGAACGTGTTATTGAAAAAGCTGTTAAAGGTATGTTACCACGTGGCCCATTAGGTCGTGCAATGTACCGTAAGTTGAAAGTTTATGCTGGTACTGAGCATCAACATTCTGCACAGCAACCACAAGTTTTAGACATTTAA